A genomic segment from bacterium encodes:
- a CDS encoding 50S ribosomal protein L10, giving the protein MLKREEKEKIVKNLAKKLKKLSFAFMDFASVSSAQMAELKSKAKEEESEAKVVKRNLLIKALQKAGLAKDLPQGSYLLVSNEKDEIAPFKFVAQFIKENEAGSFQGGVFEKQLISPQEAEKIATLPSKDELKAKLVFVLASPIRQLHYNLSYNLTGLINILKQKAESNA; this is encoded by the coding sequence ATGCTCAAAAGAGAAGAAAAAGAAAAAATTGTCAAAAATTTGGCTAAAAAACTGAAAAAACTCAGCTTTGCTTTTATGGATTTTGCCTCAGTTTCTTCAGCACAAATGGCAGAACTAAAAAGCAAAGCCAAAGAAGAGGAAAGCGAGGCAAAAGTAGTTAAAAGAAATCTCCTTATTAAAGCCTTGCAAAAAGCAGGTTTAGCCAAAGATCTTCCCCAAGGAAGTTATCTTTTGGTCAGCAATGAAAAAGATGAAATAGCCCCTTTCAAATTTGTAGCCCAGTTTATAAAAGAAAATGAAGCAGGAAGTTTTCAGGGAGGCGTGTTTGAGAAACAACTAATTTCTCCACAAGAAGCAGAAAAAATCGCCACCCTTCCTTCTAAAGACGAATTAAAAGCCAAACTTGTCTTTGTTTTGGCTTCACCTATCAGGCAACTGCATTACAACCTTAGTTACAACTTAACAGGCTTAATCAATATCTTAAAGCAAAAAGCAGAAAGTAATGCTTAA
- the prfB gene encoding peptide chain release factor 2 encodes MKKEELGKILRIEEKRQEILALEKEMQDPNFWQNKSAQEKAERYSQLKNIVDKFDFATTKELKELEKEALFSGPYDAYPAIISLSAGTGGVDACDCAQMLERMYLKFAEKMGFRTTLLYRLTNEEAGIKQAVYQIKGKNAFGWLQSEHGVHRIVRISPFNAQGLRQTSFVLVEVIPEIPEPKIDIDNKDLKIETFRASGHGGQHVNTTDSAVRITHLPTGITVSCQNERSQIQNREEALKILKSRLLLLKEEEHKQKLQQIKGKTQASWGRQIRSYVFDPYQLVKDHRTNLETRQIEKILNGDLEKFALSFLKWKNKTVK; translated from the coding sequence ATGAAAAAAGAAGAATTAGGCAAAATTTTGCGTATAGAAGAAAAACGCCAAGAGATTTTAGCTTTGGAAAAAGAGATGCAAGACCCTAATTTTTGGCAAAACAAAAGCGCCCAAGAAAAAGCAGAAAGATACTCCCAGCTTAAAAACATTGTTGACAAATTTGACTTTGCCACAACAAAAGAGCTTAAAGAACTGGAAAAAGAAGCTTTATTTAGCGGTCCTTATGATGCCTATCCTGCTATTATCTCCCTCTCTGCTGGCACAGGAGGGGTAGACGCCTGTGATTGCGCCCAGATGCTGGAAAGAATGTACCTTAAGTTTGCAGAAAAAATGGGGTTTAGGACCACACTTCTTTACCGCCTTACCAATGAAGAAGCAGGTATAAAACAGGCAGTTTACCAAATTAAAGGCAAAAATGCTTTTGGCTGGTTGCAATCAGAACACGGAGTTCATCGTATTGTCCGCATCAGCCCTTTTAATGCCCAAGGATTAAGGCAAACCTCTTTTGTTTTGGTGGAAGTAATCCCAGAAATCCCAGAACCAAAAATAGATATAGACAACAAAGACCTAAAGATTGAAACATTCCGCGCTTCTGGACACGGGGGGCAACATGTTAATACCACTGACTCAGCAGTACGCATTACTCATTTACCTACTGGTATTACTGTTAGTTGCCAAAATGAACGCTCCCAAATACAGAATAGAGAAGAAGCCTTAAAAATACTCAAATCCCGGCTTCTGCTTCTTAAAGAGGAAGAACACAAACAAAAACTCCAACAAATAAAAGGAAAAACCCAAGCTTCTTGGGGGAGACAAATCCGCTCCTATGTGTTTGACCCCTATCAATTAGTTAAAGACCACCGTACTAATTTGGAAACAAGACAAATAGAAAAAATTTTAAACGGAGATCTGGAAAAATTTGCACTCAGCTTTTTAAAATGGAAAAATAAAACCGTAAAATAA
- a CDS encoding HAD-IIB family hydrolase, which translates to MSQKAKIAASPLIFYDVDGTLAPPFATPPSRFKTFLLSLNTKGVKQILCSGKNGEYLAGLARGLGLNAFPWVIAENGGVLYNWQKLKKEYLLSKKEREAVRYYRSQIESRYSRWIIFEEPKETVVTFYFRRSPSLFAELRTLKDKEEKVKFILHHDGGFDVLIIGVNKKRAVERFFEKIGAGEAIICGDGENDLDMFEAGFPVTFKDAASKVKKRVKNLGGFISSKSAPWGIIEAFSFIKNKNIFSLPEGSFDFRPWGKWEVLDERVGFKVKYLEVKPGHRLSLQRHFHRKEVWVVVQGQALVYKGKQKKLLKEGEVIKIAQKEWHRLKNPGSKTLKIVEIQQGEYLEEDDIERKEDDYGRIK; encoded by the coding sequence ATGTCTCAAAAAGCAAAAATAGCTGCCTCACCCCTGATTTTTTACGATGTTGATGGCACTTTGGCGCCTCCTTTTGCCACCCCGCCCTCCAGATTTAAAACCTTTCTTCTTTCTTTAAATACTAAAGGTGTGAAGCAGATTTTATGTTCAGGCAAAAATGGTGAATATCTTGCTGGTTTAGCCCGGGGGTTAGGTTTAAATGCTTTTCCATGGGTAATTGCTGAAAATGGTGGAGTTTTATACAACTGGCAAAAACTAAAAAAAGAGTATTTGCTTTCTAAAAAAGAGAGAGAAGCAGTTAGGTATTATCGTTCCCAGATAGAAAGCCGATATAGCCGCTGGATTATTTTTGAAGAACCTAAAGAGACAGTGGTCACTTTTTATTTCCGCCGTTCCCCTTCTCTTTTTGCTGAGCTGAGAACTCTAAAAGATAAGGAAGAAAAAGTAAAATTTATCCTTCATCATGATGGTGGTTTTGATGTTTTGATAATTGGAGTTAATAAGAAAAGAGCTGTGGAGCGGTTTTTTGAAAAGATTGGTGCTGGTGAAGCAATTATTTGTGGAGACGGAGAGAATGATCTTGATATGTTTGAAGCTGGTTTTCCTGTTACCTTTAAAGATGCTGCTAGTAAAGTTAAAAAAAGAGTTAAGAATTTAGGGGGGTTTATTAGTTCTAAATCTGCCCCTTGGGGTATTATTGAGGCGTTTTCTTTTATTAAGAATAAGAATATTTTTTCTCTTCCAGAGGGCTCTTTTGATTTTCGACCTTGGGGCAAGTGGGAGGTATTAGACGAAAGAGTTGGGTTTAAGGTTAAGTATTTAGAGGTAAAGCCCGGGCATCGTCTTAGTCTGCAACGTCATTTTCATCGCAAAGAGGTGTGGGTTGTGGTTCAAGGCCAAGCTTTAGTGTACAAGGGAAAACAAAAAAAGCTCTTAAAGGAAGGGGAGGTAATTAAAATCGCGCAAAAAGAATGGCACCGGCTCAAAAACCCAGGGTCAAAAACTTTAAAAATAGTAGAAATCCAGCAGGGTGAATATCTTGAGGAAGATGATATTGAGAGGAAAGAAGATGATTATGGAAGGATAAAGTGA
- a CDS encoding YbaB/EbfC family nucleoid-associated protein gives MFQQFKDLMKLQSQAKRMQKELKKTVVEAEGEGGKIKVEMNGEQKVVNLEIAAELLKPENKRRLEKALLKTLAEASKAIQKIIAQKGKSMMGDLPNFLK, from the coding sequence ATGTTTCAACAATTTAAAGATTTAATGAAACTGCAGTCCCAAGCCAAAAGAATGCAAAAAGAACTTAAAAAAACAGTAGTGGAAGCAGAAGGAGAAGGGGGGAAAATCAAAGTGGAAATGAATGGAGAGCAAAAAGTGGTCAATTTAGAGATAGCAGCAGAACTGCTAAAACCAGAAAACAAAAGACGTCTTGAAAAAGCTCTGCTTAAAACCTTGGCTGAAGCCTCAAAAGCGATTCAAAAAATTATTGCCCAAAAAGGGAAATCAATGATGGGAGATCTGCCTAACTTTTTGAAATAA
- a CDS encoding aminoacyl-tRNA hydrolase codes for MTSQETILILGLGNPGEKFIQTRHNFGFFALDSLLKALEETGNQKLGFKTEKKFKSEICRLNYPENQKIILAKPLTFVNLSGEAAIALKKFFKPHKIIVVYDDFNLPLKTIRLKFAGQSGGHKGVKNIIEKIGSDFWRLKLGIGPQPFKMRAEKFVLQKIDPKEKKTFEQIAQKAASLLLKILKDEEKLAPTTIKDNKE; via the coding sequence ATGACCAGTCAAGAAACAATACTTATTTTAGGTTTAGGCAACCCCGGCGAAAAATTTATTCAGACCCGGCATAATTTTGGTTTTTTTGCCTTAGACAGCTTGCTAAAGGCTCTGGAAGAAACAGGCAATCAAAAATTAGGTTTTAAAACCGAGAAAAAATTCAAAAGTGAAATTTGCCGACTAAATTATCCGGAAAACCAAAAAATTATTCTGGCCAAACCCCTTACTTTTGTAAACCTTTCCGGAGAAGCCGCAATAGCTCTAAAAAAATTTTTCAAACCCCATAAAATTATAGTTGTTTACGACGACTTCAATTTGCCTTTAAAAACAATCAGACTGAAGTTCGCCGGCCAGAGTGGGGGACACAAGGGGGTAAAAAACATTATTGAAAAAATAGGTAGTGACTTCTGGCGCCTAAAACTTGGGATTGGCCCCCAGCCTTTTAAAATGCGGGCAGAAAAATTTGTCCTGCAAAAAATAGATCCCAAAGAAAAGAAAACATTTGAGCAAATCGCCCAAAAAGCCGCCTCACTGCTTTTAAAAATTTTAAAAGACGAAGAGAAACTTGCCCCTACAACTATTAAGGATAACAAAGAGTAA